A single region of the Grus americana isolate bGruAme1 chromosome 3, bGruAme1.mat, whole genome shotgun sequence genome encodes:
- the RSAD2 gene encoding S-adenosylmethionine-dependent nucleotide dehydratase RSAD2 encodes MHLGEVALLPLAVLAVLAALRGRLGALCWSLVSLSLPLPLPLPGWRRVSAPRPAAPAGPRREQEELDDSSLTPTSVNYHFTRQCNYKCGFCFHTAKTSFVLPLEEAKRGLKMLKEAGMEKINFSGGEPFLQDRGEFVGQLVQFCKQELKLPSVSIVSNGSLIRERWFKKYGEYLDILAISCDSFDENVNVLIGRGQGKKNHVENLHKLRQWCRDYAVAFKINSVINRFNVEEDMNEQIKALYPVRWKVFQCLLIEGENTGEDALREAEKFVISDEDFEQFLERHKDVSCLVPESNQKMRDSYLILDEYMRFLNCRNGRKEPSKSILDVGVEAAIKFSGFDEMMFLKRGGKYVWSKADMKLDW; translated from the exons atGCACCTGGGCGAGGTGGCCCTCCTGCCGCTGGCCGTGCTGGCGGTGCTGGCGGCGCTGCGCGGGCGGCTGGGCGCGCTGTGCTGGAGTCTggtctccctctccctgcccctgcccctgcccctgcccggctGGCGGCGGGTCtcggccccccgccccgccgccccggcgggtCCCCGGCGGGAGCAGGAGGAGTTGGACGACTCGTCCCTGACGCCCACCAGCGTTAATTACCACTTCACCCGTCAGTGCAACTACAAGTGCGGCTTCTGCTTCCACACGGCCAAGACCTCCTTCGTGCTGCCCCTGGAGGAGGCCAAGCGGGGGCTGAAGATGCTCAAGGAGGCGG gaatggagaaaataaatttctcgGGAGGGGAACCGTTTCTTCAGGACAGAGGCGAATTTGTAGGCCAACTGGTCCAGTTTTGCAAGCAGGAGTTGAAGCTACCAAGTGTCAGCATTGTGAGCAATGGCAGCCTGATTAGAGAACGGTGGTTCAAGAAGTAcg GTGAATATTTAGACATTCTGGCAATTTCCTGTGATAGTTTTGATGAGAATGTCAATGTTTTAATTGGCCGTGGTCAAGGAAAGAAGAACCATGTAGAAAATCTGCATAAACTGAGACAGTGGTGCCGAGACTATGCtgttgctttcaaaataaattcagtgatCAACAGATTTAATGTTGAGGAAGATATGAATGAGCAGATCAAGGCACTCTACCCTGTGCGCTGGAAG GTATTCCAGTGCCTGCTCATCGAAGGGGAGAACACCGGTGAGGATGCCCTGAGAGAAGCGGAGAAATTTGTTATTAGtgatgaagactttgaacaatTCCTGGAGCGCCACAAAGATGTCTCCTGTTTGGTACCTGAATCTAATCAGAAG ATGAGGGATTCATACCTCATTCTGGATGAATAT ATGCGTTTTCTAAACTGTAGAAATGGACGGAAAGAGCCTTCCAAGTCTATCCTAGATGTTGGCGTAGAAGCAGCTATAAAGTTCAGTGGATTTGATGAGATGATGTTCctaaaaagaggaggaaagtaTGTGTGGAGTAAAGCAGACATGAAACTGGACTGGTAA
- the CMPK2 gene encoding UMP-CMP kinase 2, mitochondrial: MLRRCPPGPPGPQPLRRALPPAASAVRDRLRECAARIPEAGAVLDLLEKCPEHQKKGRFPVVVFEGLDATGKTTVTESVKDTLNGVLLRSPPACISQWRTIFDDEPAPIKRAFYAAGNYILASEIAEASTQAPVIIDRYWHSTAAYTIATEINGKVQDLPPVHDEVYQWPEDLLKPDLVLLLTVDPEERAHRLQRRGLEKTKEEAELEANCLFRQRVEESYRRMVNPACQEVDASPSKEVVLETVLQLIKKHCAL, translated from the exons ATGCTGCGGCGGTGCCCCCCGGGGCCGCcgggcccccagcccctccgccGCGCCCTGccgcccgccgcctccgccgTCCGCGACCGCCTGCGGGAG TGCGCGGCGCGGATCCCGGAGGCTGGAGCGGTACTCGACCTGCTGGAGAAATGTCCTGAGCACCAGAAGAAGGGACGTTTTCCCGTCGTAGTTTTTGAGGGGCTGGATGCCACAG GCAAAACCACTGTAACCGAGTCTGTTAAGGACACCCTGAATGGCGTTCTGCTAAGATCTCCACCAGCTTGCATCAGCCAGTGGAGGACAATATTTGATGATGAGCCAGCACCCATTAAAAGAGCATTTTATGCTGCAGGCAACTACATTCTTGCTTCAGAAATAGCAGAAGCATCCACTCAGGCACCTGTGATCATAGACAG ATActggcacagcacagctgcCTACACAAttgccactgaaataaatgggaaagTCCAGGATCTTCCACCAGTTCATGATGAGGTGTACCAGTGGCCTGAGGATCTGCTTAAACCTGATCTTGTTCTTCTCCTGACTGTTGACCCCGAGGAGCGAGCCCACAGGCTTCAGCGTCGGGGGctggagaaaacaaaggagGAAGCTGAGCTGGAAGCTAACTGCTTGTTTCGCCAAAG agtTGAAGAGTCATACAGAAGGATGGTAAATCCTGCATGCCAAGAGGTCGATGCCAGCCCCTCCAAGGAAGTGGTTCTTGAGACAGTGCTACAACTAATTAAGAAACACTGTGCTTTGTGA